The Eubacterium maltosivorans genome includes the window TATATATCTATCTTACAACCTTTAATGCTTTATTTCAAGAAATTTTTATAAATTTTTCATCAAGAATTGAGTTCGTGGCTTCGGCCATTTTTGTTGTTCGGTGCAAATAAATATTTAAGGTGGTTTCTGTGCTTGCGTGTCCCAGGCGGTTAGAAATATCCACAATGCTCGCTTTGTTTTCTAAAAGCTGTGTCGCGTAAGTATGGCGCAGCATATGGAAGGTAAACCGGAAGCCAACACGCTTTGCAACCCTCGCGCAGTTTGTGGCCAGGCAGACCGGATGCGTAAAAAAGCCATCGGGTTTAGCACACACAAAACGGACGTTAGATTCCTTCTGGCTGCAAGCTACAATATAACCATCATCGCAGATTCTGTAAAAGCGATACCCCTTTTTCTTTTCGGCTTTTTCCTGTTGCCGTTTAAGATTCTTTAAAAACTGATAAAGTCCTTCGTGCATTGGCAGCTCCCGGATTGATGTTTTTGTTTTTGGCGGGCTGATCCGCCAGTTTGTTTTATCCAGAGAGGTCAGGCCATGCTCAATATAGAGTGTCCTTTTTTCAAAGTCTACACGATCCCAGGTCAGCGCGCATACCTCACCAGCGCGCATTCCCGTCAGGTATGCCAACCGGATCGGGACCCCACAGGCTCTTTTTTCCGTATCCTTCAAAACCTTTAAGACCTCCTCGTCGCACAAACCCGTGACACGGGAGGACTCGGCTGTTTTCGGGACAAAGACCTTATCGCAGGGATTTTCCACAAGCAAGTCCAGCGTGTCTGTCGCAATGTTTAAACTGTGCCGGATAATTTTCAAGGTGGCAATAATGGTCCATTTTTTAAGAGGCAGCAAGCTGTTAATAAATGCCTGGATATTCGCGGCGCTCAACTCATTAAGCTTGTGGCTGCCAAGCGCCGGATTAATGCGCTTTGTGATGGTATACTGATAGCTTTTAGTGGTAGTATCCCGGTTGTTTGGAACGGAATAATTATCCATCCAGAATTTAAGATAATCCTGGTAATACATATCGTTGCTTAAAATCATTTTTTTCTCCTTATTTTCTAAGGATGTGTTATAATTAGCTCATAACACATCCTTTGGGTGGTTGTTATGCTTTGGCGCTTCTCTGGTGGTTCGGGGTAGCGCCTTTTTTATACAAACTGTACGGGGAAACCCCAGGTGCCGAAGACATCTTCATAAATAAGACTTTTTCCACTTTTATAATTAACCTCCAGACAATTTTTAGTGCAAGTTTTAAAAAATGTTAATTCGATAATCCCTTTTCGGGGAATGTAGTCCAGCCAGTCATCATCTTTGGTCATGTACTCACAAGTACATTGATTAAATACGTCCCATTTTTTCATTATTTTGCCCCTTTTCCATAACGGACATAGGAATCTTTTAAAAATTTTTTGTCAAAATCATAAAAGCTTCTTTTTTTGTTTTGGTATGCGCTACGTTCGCTGTACTCAATGTAAGCGCGGTTGAAGCCGTAGCGTCTCCAGATTTTGAACTCTACGGTACAAACATCATCGCAGTAGTAGTCTGCGAAGGCTTTGGCAACTTTGTTGATCTGTGCCTTTTCTTTATCGGTGGCATCCCCTTTAATTTTAATGGTAATCTGTTTGCCATCTTTGGTTTCCAGTAGGTAAGTAACACACAAGCCAAACTGTGCCTGGTAGTCGATGTTTTTTTCTTCGTTTTCTTCAATAATTTCCTTTGTCATTTTGTGGGCTTCTTCAAATAAATTTTTCTTTGTCATTTTGTATCTCCTTTGTTTATTTTATACTTATATTATAGTACATATACGTACTATTGTCAAGCTTTATTTATGATATTTAAGAATAAAAAAAGACACCATTAAGATGTCTTAAAAAAACCAGTCATCAACCTTTGCATGAGGAAATGCTTTTTTGAAAGCAACCAACATTTCATATGTCGGCTTTCTACTGCCTTTCTCAACAAAAGAAATAACCCGTTGTGTACATTTGTAACCATGCTCGGTTAATATCTCAGCTAACGCTTTCTGAGTCAAATTATTTTCTTTTCTAAATTCTTCGATTTTCATTTTCTCTCCATATTTTCTGTCATTTTTGTGATGATCAACTTTTCTCTTTTTGGTGTTCCTCCTCATACCATTTCAAAAAATCACCGTAAAGTTCTTCTTCTGCCTGCTTTCTCACTTTTTTAGCCTTGTCAATATTATCAAAATATCCTAAATGGTACATTTTTCCCTTAAACTGTATGCGTGTTTGCCATTTTCCAATACGACTATGCCACGTTACGCCCTTTACACCTGATGTACTATTTTGAGCAACTTTATTCGACTTTATTTTCCCAATCTGTGTACCTTCAACAAACATTTCAGAATAATTTGGCTTATGCTCACGGAAAAGTTCATCGTGGTAGCAGCCACAGCTTGACGTTGTTCCATCTCTTAAAGCGTCTCCACGTACAACGGTAAAATTTCCACAATCACACTCGCACTTATAGTAATAACCCCGGCCTTTTTCAAGGCGATCTATTCCCTTTACCCTAAGTCTGCCGAAACGAGTACCTTCCGGGATTATTTTCTTGCGTGATTCCTCCTGAAGGCAACCACAACTGTTTACACTCCATCCAAGAGTATCTCCGGTAACATCCACAATTTTTCCACAGTCACATCTACATTTAAATAGTGATCTAGTTTGGCCACTTTTAACAACACTAGGTAATTTTTCTATTATCGTTAGTCTGCCGTACTTTTCACCAACTTTTTTTCTGTGAGCCATTTTTCCTCCCAGGTATGTTTAGTCCTCCCAATTTCTCCAGTGTTCCGTTGTGTATGGATAAATACTTTCTCTCTTAGTAATTTTATAGAGATAATCCGCTATCTCACGATTCTTTAAAATTTCTTCTGCGGTCATGTTTTTTTCTAGTCCTAAGTCACAGATTACCAACCTACACTCTTTCCCTTGCGTATCGCCAGTATCGGCCGCAAATTTTAAGACTAACAAATTGCGGTTATTGAGCGGAAAACCCGTTGTTGCTTCTGCCTTGTCCGCATATACCACACCATCCACTTTAATGTCGACGATCA containing:
- a CDS encoding site-specific integrase — encoded protein: MILSNDMYYQDYLKFWMDNYSVPNNRDTTTKSYQYTITKRINPALGSHKLNELSAANIQAFINSLLPLKKWTIIATLKIIRHSLNIATDTLDLLVENPCDKVFVPKTAESSRVTGLCDEEVLKVLKDTEKRACGVPIRLAYLTGMRAGEVCALTWDRVDFEKRTLYIEHGLTSLDKTNWRISPPKTKTSIRELPMHEGLYQFLKNLKRQQEKAEKKKGYRFYRICDDGYIVACSQKESNVRFVCAKPDGFFTHPVCLATNCARVAKRVGFRFTFHMLRHTYATQLLENKASIVDISNRLGHASTETTLNIYLHRTTKMAEATNSILDEKFIKIS
- a CDS encoding helix-turn-helix domain-containing protein, with protein sequence MKIEEFRKENNLTQKALAEILTEHGYKCTQRVISFVEKGSRKPTYEMLVAFKKAFPHAKVDDWFF
- a CDS encoding AP2 domain-containing protein, which gives rise to MAHRKKVGEKYGRLTIIEKLPSVVKSGQTRSLFKCRCDCGKIVDVTGDTLGWSVNSCGCLQEESRKKIIPEGTRFGRLRVKGIDRLEKGRGYYYKCECDCGNFTVVRGDALRDGTTSSCGCYHDELFREHKPNYSEMFVEGTQIGKIKSNKVAQNSTSGVKGVTWHSRIGKWQTRIQFKGKMYHLGYFDNIDKAKKVRKQAEEELYGDFLKWYEEEHQKEKS